In Burkholderia savannae, one genomic interval encodes:
- a CDS encoding MexX/AxyX family multidrug efflux RND transporter periplasmic adaptor subunit, whose translation MTYEWARTRRRWAALAAAAFIAAGCGKRESGDEAAAPREASVVTVKKTSVPLTVELPGRLDAYRQAEVRARVAGIVTARTYEEGQEVKRGAVLFKIDPAPFKAARDAAAGALDKAQAAHLAALDKRRRYDELVRDRAVSERDHTEALADERQAKAAVASARAELARAQLELDYATVTSPIDGRARRALVTEGALVGQDQATPLTTVEQLDPIYVNFSQPAADVESLRRAVRSGRAAGIAQRDVEVTLVRPDGSAYARKGKLLFADLAVDPSTDTVAMRALFPNPERELLPGAYVRITLDRAIARDAILVPRDALLRAADSATVKVVGDNGKIRDVTVEAEQMKGRDWIVTRGLAGGERVVVDDAAQFEAGATVKAVERGAPAQPASQPAAAGAPAKRQT comes from the coding sequence ATGACATACGAATGGGCACGCACGCGTCGCAGGTGGGCGGCGCTCGCCGCCGCGGCGTTCATCGCGGCCGGCTGCGGCAAGCGCGAAAGCGGCGACGAGGCAGCCGCGCCGCGCGAGGCGAGCGTCGTCACGGTGAAGAAGACGTCGGTGCCGCTCACGGTCGAATTGCCGGGCCGGCTCGACGCATACCGGCAGGCGGAGGTGCGCGCGCGCGTCGCGGGCATCGTGACCGCGCGCACGTATGAAGAAGGGCAGGAAGTGAAGCGCGGCGCGGTGCTCTTCAAGATCGATCCCGCGCCGTTCAAGGCGGCGCGCGACGCGGCCGCGGGCGCGCTCGACAAGGCGCAGGCCGCGCATCTCGCGGCGCTCGACAAGCGCCGCCGCTACGACGAGCTCGTGCGCGACCGCGCGGTGAGCGAGCGCGACCACACCGAGGCGCTCGCCGACGAGCGGCAGGCGAAGGCCGCCGTCGCGTCGGCGCGCGCGGAGCTCGCGCGCGCGCAGCTCGAGCTCGACTACGCGACCGTCACGTCGCCGATCGACGGCCGCGCGCGCCGCGCGCTCGTCACGGAAGGCGCGCTCGTCGGCCAGGATCAGGCGACGCCGCTCACGACCGTCGAGCAGCTCGATCCGATCTACGTGAACTTCTCGCAGCCGGCCGCCGACGTGGAATCGCTGCGGCGCGCGGTGAGGAGCGGGCGCGCGGCGGGCATCGCGCAGCGCGACGTCGAGGTGACGCTCGTGCGCCCGGACGGCAGCGCGTATGCGCGCAAGGGCAAGCTGCTGTTCGCGGATCTCGCGGTCGATCCGTCCACCGACACGGTGGCGATGCGCGCGCTCTTCCCGAATCCGGAGCGCGAGCTGCTGCCGGGCGCGTACGTGCGGATCACGCTCGATCGCGCGATCGCGCGCGACGCGATCCTCGTGCCGCGCGACGCGCTCCTGCGCGCGGCCGACAGCGCGACCGTCAAGGTGGTCGGCGACAACGGAAAGATACGCGACGTGACGGTCGAGGCCGAGCAGATGAAAGGCCGCGACTGGATCGTCACGCGCGGGCTCGCGGGCGGCGAGCGCGTCGTCGTCGACGACGCCGCGCAATTCGAAGCAGGCGCGACCGTGAAGGCGGTCGAGCGCGGCGCGCCCGCGCAACCGGCGTCGCAGCCGGCCGCGGCGGGCGCGCCCGCGAAGCGCCAAACCTGA
- a CDS encoding TetR family transcriptional regulator, producing MARKTREESLNTKNRILDAAELVLLEKGVGQTAMADIAEAAGMSRGAVYGHFKGKTEVCVAMCDRAFSRAVEGFELSDERPALATLRFAASHYLHQCGEPGSMQRVLEILYMKCEQSEENAPLLRRRALYELQALRITKALLRRAVGAGELDASLDVHLAGVYLLSLLEGIFGSMIWTTRLRGDRWDDAEAMLDAGVDALRVSPALRVAEDCMARTAAR from the coding sequence ATGGCCCGCAAGACGCGCGAAGAATCGTTGAACACGAAGAACCGAATCCTCGACGCCGCCGAGCTCGTGCTGCTCGAGAAAGGCGTCGGCCAGACCGCGATGGCCGACATCGCGGAGGCGGCCGGGATGTCGCGCGGAGCCGTCTACGGGCACTTCAAAGGCAAGACCGAGGTGTGCGTCGCGATGTGCGACCGCGCGTTCTCGCGCGCGGTCGAGGGCTTCGAGCTGTCCGACGAGCGGCCCGCGCTCGCGACGCTGCGCTTCGCCGCGTCGCACTACCTGCATCAATGCGGCGAGCCGGGCTCGATGCAGCGCGTGCTTGAGATCCTCTACATGAAGTGCGAGCAGAGCGAGGAAAATGCGCCGCTGCTGCGCCGGCGCGCGCTCTACGAATTGCAGGCGCTGCGGATCACGAAGGCGCTGCTGCGCCGCGCGGTCGGCGCGGGCGAACTCGACGCGTCGCTCGACGTGCATCTCGCGGGCGTCTATTTGCTGTCGCTGCTCGAAGGCATCTTCGGCTCGATGATCTGGACGACGCGGCTGCGCGGCGACCGCTGGGACGATGCCGAAGCGATGCTCGACGCGGGCGTCGACGCGCTGCGCGTGTCGCCCGCGCTGCGCGTCGCCGAAGATTGCATGGCGCGCACGGCCGCGCGCTGA
- a CDS encoding M23 family metallopeptidase, producing MAKPIAHTVFVSSDDPASVAGSPAQAASARSLRRKLPTAGALGALIAFGLAALPAVSKPPDSSTANAARAPQRVFADAPFPSAQRFVTGELERVIGEQSPPDAPLRTLAAQTAASAAAPMPGQAPPGLFAPLAEHRNELLGYGSRAFSLADSVLAPIDSGVRAGPIEQSLADTLNRIDIPPEVRIQIGDLIADRVQSHANAQPGDRYRIAFDAASAKPRVTALELRVAGRRFGAVWFKAPGAASGAYYAFDGAPLDAPALTIPVVSTRISSYFGERIHPLSHILQMHTGVDLAAPAGTRVNAASAGVVSFVGYDPGGYGKYVVIDHPDRTSTYYAHLSAFAPGLEAGMTVAQGQRIGAVGATGAATGPHLHFEVRVDDQPVDPLVALADAQNTLSAMQLDAFRRVASEARFRLASSDARPLGFAQIDAPLWAEFATDSSTLRAIFNTHYASS from the coding sequence TTGGCCAAGCCAATCGCGCATACCGTTTTCGTTTCTTCCGACGATCCCGCGTCCGTCGCCGGATCGCCGGCGCAAGCCGCCTCTGCCCGATCGCTCAGACGCAAGCTGCCCACGGCGGGCGCGCTCGGCGCGCTGATCGCGTTCGGTCTCGCGGCGTTGCCCGCCGTGTCGAAGCCGCCCGATTCGTCGACCGCGAACGCCGCGCGCGCGCCGCAGCGCGTGTTCGCCGACGCGCCGTTTCCGAGCGCGCAGCGCTTCGTCACGGGCGAGCTCGAACGCGTGATCGGCGAGCAAAGCCCGCCCGACGCGCCGCTGCGAACGCTCGCCGCGCAAACCGCTGCGTCGGCCGCCGCCCCGATGCCCGGCCAAGCGCCGCCCGGCCTCTTCGCGCCGCTCGCCGAGCACCGCAACGAGCTGCTCGGCTACGGCAGCCGCGCGTTCTCGCTCGCCGATTCGGTGCTCGCGCCGATCGACAGCGGCGTGCGCGCCGGGCCGATCGAGCAGTCGCTCGCCGATACCCTCAATCGGATCGACATCCCGCCCGAAGTGCGGATACAGATCGGCGACCTGATCGCCGACCGCGTGCAGTCGCACGCGAACGCGCAGCCGGGCGACCGCTACCGGATCGCGTTCGACGCCGCATCGGCCAAGCCGCGCGTGACGGCGCTCGAGCTGCGCGTCGCGGGCCGCCGCTTCGGCGCGGTCTGGTTCAAGGCGCCCGGCGCGGCGAGCGGCGCGTACTACGCGTTCGACGGCGCGCCGCTCGACGCGCCCGCGCTCACGATACCCGTCGTCAGCACGCGCATCAGCTCGTACTTCGGCGAGCGCATCCATCCGTTGTCGCACATCCTGCAGATGCACACGGGCGTCGATCTCGCCGCGCCGGCCGGTACGCGCGTGAACGCCGCGTCGGCGGGCGTCGTGTCGTTCGTCGGCTACGATCCGGGCGGCTACGGCAAGTACGTCGTGATCGATCATCCGGATCGCACGTCGACCTACTACGCGCACCTGTCGGCGTTCGCGCCGGGGCTCGAGGCCGGGATGACGGTCGCGCAGGGCCAGCGAATCGGCGCGGTCGGCGCGACGGGCGCGGCGACGGGCCCGCATCTGCACTTCGAGGTGCGCGTCGACGATCAGCCGGTCGATCCGCTCGTCGCGCTCGCCGACGCGCAGAACACGCTGTCGGCGATGCAGCTCGACGCGTTCCGCCGCGTCGCGAGCGAGGCGCGCTTCCGGCTCGCGTCGAGCGACGCGCGGCCGCTCGGCTTCGCGCAGATCGACGCGCCGCTGTGGGCCGAGTTCGCGACCGATTCGTCGACGCTGCGCGCGATCTTCAACACGCATTACGCGTCGTCGTGA
- a CDS encoding amino acid ABC transporter permease, whose protein sequence is MDLSILANNLPYLLVGAFPDGPLGGAALSLALALASALASAVLGVAGGVALALATGALRGVLVVVIGFFRAIPVLMLIFWTYFLLPVLLHADVPGLAAVVCALSLVGGAYLAHSVHAGIRAAGDGQWQAGLSLGLTRWQTVRHVLLPQAAQIMTPSFVNQWVSLVKDTSLAYIVGVPELSFVATQVNNRLMVYPAQIFLFVGVIYLILCTALDVAATWLLARNRRASPRGGEAPHAGAAQPASSGPR, encoded by the coding sequence ATGGATCTGTCGATACTCGCGAACAATCTGCCGTACCTGCTCGTCGGCGCGTTTCCGGACGGCCCGCTCGGCGGCGCGGCGCTGTCGCTCGCGCTTGCGCTCGCATCGGCGCTCGCGTCGGCCGTGCTCGGCGTCGCGGGGGGCGTCGCGCTCGCGCTCGCGACGGGCGCGCTGCGCGGCGTGCTCGTCGTCGTGATCGGCTTTTTCCGCGCGATTCCGGTGCTGATGCTGATTTTCTGGACGTACTTCCTGCTGCCCGTGTTGCTGCACGCCGACGTGCCGGGGCTCGCGGCCGTCGTGTGCGCGCTGTCGCTCGTCGGCGGCGCGTATCTCGCGCACTCGGTGCACGCGGGCATTCGCGCGGCGGGCGACGGGCAGTGGCAGGCGGGGCTGTCGCTCGGGCTCACGCGCTGGCAAACGGTGCGCCACGTGCTGCTGCCGCAGGCGGCGCAAATCATGACGCCGTCGTTCGTCAACCAGTGGGTGTCGCTCGTGAAGGACACGTCGCTCGCCTACATCGTCGGCGTGCCGGAGCTGTCGTTCGTCGCGACGCAGGTCAACAACCGGCTGATGGTGTATCCCGCGCAGATCTTCCTGTTCGTCGGCGTCATCTATCTGATTCTCTGCACCGCGCTCGACGTCGCGGCGACGTGGCTGCTCGCGCGCAACCGGCGCGCTTCGCCGCGCGGCGGCGAAGCGCCGCATGCGGGCGCCGCGCAGCCGGCATCGAGCGGGCCGAGGTAG
- a CDS encoding amino acid ABC transporter permease: MDAWLAPKYLMWLWQGFLLTLGLSLAAAVTATFAGFALAIARHARRAWPRRAAAAYVVAFRNTPLVVQLLFWYFGVASLLPEPLMAWLNARHAIAAGGVELRWPSFEFVAGWVGLSCYTSAFVAEEFHAGLRGVPAGQYHAASALGLSPLQTLRFVVLPQAVRIALPPLFGQYMNLIKNSSLTMAIGVAELSYASRQVETETFRTFAAFGVSTVLYVAAIAAVEAFAQWMVRRRDRTFAGR; encoded by the coding sequence ATGGACGCCTGGCTCGCTCCGAAGTATCTGATGTGGTTGTGGCAGGGCTTCCTGCTGACGCTCGGCCTGTCGCTCGCGGCGGCGGTCACGGCGACGTTCGCGGGCTTCGCGCTCGCGATCGCGCGGCATGCGAGGCGCGCGTGGCCGCGGCGCGCGGCGGCCGCTTACGTCGTCGCGTTTCGCAACACGCCGCTCGTCGTGCAATTGCTGTTCTGGTATTTCGGCGTCGCGTCGCTGCTGCCGGAGCCGCTGATGGCCTGGCTGAACGCGCGCCACGCGATCGCGGCGGGCGGCGTGGAGCTGCGTTGGCCGTCGTTCGAATTCGTCGCCGGCTGGGTCGGCCTCAGTTGCTACACGAGCGCGTTCGTCGCCGAGGAGTTTCATGCGGGGCTGCGCGGCGTGCCCGCCGGGCAGTATCACGCGGCGAGCGCGCTCGGCCTTTCGCCGCTGCAGACGTTGCGCTTCGTCGTGCTGCCGCAGGCGGTGCGAATCGCGCTGCCGCCGCTCTTCGGGCAATACATGAACCTCATCAAGAACTCGTCGCTGACGATGGCGATCGGCGTCGCCGAGCTGTCATACGCGTCGCGGCAGGTCGAGACCGAGACCTTCCGGACGTTCGCCGCGTTCGGCGTGTCGACCGTGCTGTACGTCGCGGCGATCGCGGCAGTCGAAGCGTTCGCGCAGTGGATGGTCCGGCGTCGCGATCGCACGTTCGCGGGGCGCTGA
- a CDS encoding ABC transporter substrate-binding protein, with protein sequence MKLKPLATWLIGLSLVAAHAAAHADRLDDIKKAGVLRVATFDSNPPFGFVDPKTNRIVGLDVDYAQALADKLGVKLKLQPTNPANRIPFLTSGKVDLVLANFTITDERAKQVDFSIPYFASGQQFLAKKGALKSADQLSSLRIGADKGTTNEVTLREKYPKATIVAYDDTPFAFAALRAGNVQAITQDGPKLIGLLANVPDKQNYEIPAFAISNDYMGVGVPKGETRLVAFVNGALKDLEANGRAGRIYDAWFGPGTKTPLTRIFKIGDKS encoded by the coding sequence ATGAAACTCAAGCCACTCGCTACCTGGCTCATCGGTTTGTCGCTCGTCGCCGCGCATGCGGCCGCGCACGCGGACCGTCTCGACGACATCAAGAAAGCCGGCGTGCTGCGCGTCGCGACGTTCGACAGCAACCCGCCGTTCGGCTTCGTCGATCCGAAGACGAACCGGATCGTCGGCCTCGACGTCGACTACGCGCAGGCGCTCGCCGACAAGCTCGGCGTCAAGCTGAAACTGCAGCCGACCAATCCCGCGAACCGCATTCCGTTCCTGACGTCGGGCAAGGTCGATCTCGTGCTCGCGAACTTCACGATCACCGACGAGCGCGCGAAGCAGGTCGACTTCAGCATTCCGTATTTCGCGTCGGGCCAGCAGTTCCTCGCGAAGAAGGGCGCGCTGAAATCGGCCGACCAGTTGAGCAGCCTGCGCATCGGCGCGGACAAGGGCACGACGAACGAAGTCACGCTGCGCGAGAAGTATCCGAAGGCGACGATCGTCGCGTACGACGACACGCCGTTCGCGTTCGCCGCGCTGCGCGCGGGCAACGTGCAGGCGATCACGCAGGACGGCCCGAAGCTGATCGGCCTGCTCGCGAACGTGCCGGACAAGCAGAACTACGAGATTCCGGCGTTTGCGATCTCGAACGACTACATGGGCGTCGGCGTGCCGAAGGGCGAGACGCGGCTCGTCGCGTTCGTCAACGGCGCGCTGAAGGACCTCGAGGCGAACGGCCGCGCGGGCCGGATCTACGACGCATGGTTCGGGCCGGGCACGAAGACGCCGCTCACGCGGATCTTCAAGATCGGCGACAAGAGCTGA
- a CDS encoding pilus assembly protein TadG-related protein, whose amino-acid sequence MNERRAAARRRERGSVVLWFLLFLPVLLLFGAFAIDLPRVAAARNELQNAADAAALAGAASLSSSPGAPAWAAAASAASAALPLNAADGATLSVGVVQTGYWNLTGTPAGLEPTTLVPGAYDAPAVQTTVTRAADQNGGPLALLMGGFLGLVGTPAAATAVAVAAAPSTVGAGGLFPMVIDRCVLDQYWNAQTGAPSVDPTTGAPYEFQVGNGQTYGGTCYAGQWTSFLVNANDVPTVRALMANGNPTPLSIGDAIWIEPGVKTALYYDVPVGATVVVPVATQISSKTYVPVVAFAAFHIDASDGANIKAVTGHFVGGYRIPASAGGVGPAYGAYVAPRLAY is encoded by the coding sequence ATGAATGAGCGTCGCGCCGCCGCGCGCCGCCGCGAGCGCGGTTCCGTCGTGCTGTGGTTCCTGCTGTTCCTGCCGGTGCTGCTGCTCTTCGGCGCGTTCGCGATCGACTTGCCGCGCGTCGCCGCCGCGCGCAACGAACTGCAGAACGCGGCGGACGCGGCCGCGCTCGCCGGCGCCGCGTCGCTCTCGTCGAGCCCGGGCGCGCCCGCATGGGCCGCCGCCGCGAGCGCGGCGAGCGCGGCGCTGCCGCTGAACGCCGCCGACGGCGCGACGCTGTCGGTCGGCGTCGTGCAGACGGGCTACTGGAACCTGACGGGCACGCCCGCCGGCCTCGAGCCCACGACGCTCGTGCCCGGCGCGTACGACGCGCCGGCCGTGCAGACGACCGTCACGCGCGCGGCGGACCAGAACGGCGGGCCGCTCGCGCTGCTGATGGGCGGCTTCCTCGGCCTCGTCGGCACGCCCGCCGCGGCGACGGCGGTCGCGGTCGCCGCAGCGCCGTCGACGGTCGGCGCGGGCGGACTCTTTCCGATGGTCATCGACCGGTGCGTGCTCGATCAGTACTGGAACGCGCAGACGGGCGCGCCGAGCGTCGATCCGACGACAGGCGCGCCGTACGAGTTCCAGGTCGGCAACGGCCAGACATACGGCGGCACCTGCTATGCCGGGCAGTGGACGTCGTTTCTCGTCAACGCGAACGACGTGCCGACCGTTCGCGCACTGATGGCGAACGGCAATCCGACGCCGCTTTCGATCGGCGACGCCATCTGGATCGAGCCCGGCGTGAAGACCGCGCTCTATTACGACGTGCCGGTCGGCGCGACGGTCGTCGTGCCGGTGGCCACGCAGATCAGCAGCAAGACTTACGTGCCCGTCGTCGCGTTCGCCGCGTTCCACATCGACGCGTCGGACGGCGCGAACATCAAGGCGGTGACCGGCCACTTCGTCGGCGGCTACCGGATTCCGGCGAGCGCGGGCGGCGTCGGGCCCGCGTACGGCGCGTACGTCGCGCCGCGTCTCGCGTATTGA
- a CDS encoding TadE/TadG family type IV pilus assembly protein has translation MTRVARLAHDERGVVSLEFVLAFPFMMLVLFGIVDTSLLLCDKAVITNASREAARAGVVVRVPQLAAADIENVALSYAQGSLVSGGTVGAPVVAVDQSAGTSPGSPLKVTVSYTYQGLVLGSALSSLTGPITLTAVTVMNYE, from the coding sequence ATGACACGCGTGGCCCGCCTCGCGCACGACGAGCGCGGCGTGGTGTCGCTCGAATTCGTGCTGGCGTTTCCGTTCATGATGCTCGTGCTGTTCGGCATCGTCGACACGAGCCTGCTTCTCTGCGACAAGGCGGTGATCACCAACGCGAGCCGCGAGGCCGCGCGCGCGGGCGTCGTCGTGCGCGTGCCGCAGCTGGCCGCGGCCGACATCGAGAACGTCGCGCTGTCGTACGCGCAAGGCAGTCTCGTGAGCGGCGGCACGGTCGGCGCGCCCGTCGTCGCCGTCGACCAGTCGGCCGGCACGTCGCCCGGCAGCCCGCTGAAAGTGACCGTGAGCTACACGTATCAGGGCCTCGTGCTCGGCTCGGCGCTGAGCTCGCTGACGGGCCCGATCACGCTGACGGCCGTGACGGTGATGAACTATGAATGA
- a CDS encoding tetratricopeptide repeat protein has translation MNERHFDDACDRACTAPRIGRGRHGKRGELEGPEGTKGRGAHVGRAGRIRRAMPLVLFCAALLAGCASHGALQPRPLMSQRGTLGDSDLTVAESALAAGNTELAATLFERALKADPRSLPAQVGLGDAMYQTGDFARAGVLYAGAAAAAPDDPRAQLGLARVALRERRLDDALARYAKLHGAHPENIAAAAGLGTVLDLQGRHDDAQRVYRATLARHPDAQALRTDLGLSLVLANRAREGANVLLDVAGLPNAPAQAREDLALAYGMLGNDAAAKRILVHDLPAASAEDNLRFYRNVRERRAAAATTGATGATAAGTDAAATAATGEAGATAATRATGGARANGAAADAVADAGRASVRAEAVK, from the coding sequence ATGAACGAGCGACATTTCGACGACGCATGCGATCGCGCATGCACGGCGCCGCGCATCGGGCGCGGACGGCACGGAAAGCGTGGGGAGCTTGAGGGGCCTGAGGGGACTAAGGGGCGCGGCGCGCACGTGGGGCGCGCGGGCCGCATCCGCCGCGCGATGCCGCTCGTGCTCTTTTGCGCGGCGCTGCTCGCGGGCTGCGCGAGCCATGGCGCGTTACAGCCGCGGCCGCTGATGTCGCAGCGCGGCACGCTCGGCGACAGCGATCTGACGGTCGCCGAGAGCGCGCTCGCGGCCGGCAACACGGAGCTCGCGGCGACGCTCTTCGAGCGCGCGCTGAAGGCCGACCCGCGTTCGCTGCCCGCGCAGGTCGGGCTCGGCGACGCGATGTACCAGACGGGCGACTTCGCGCGCGCCGGCGTGCTGTACGCGGGTGCCGCCGCGGCCGCGCCGGACGATCCGCGCGCGCAGCTCGGCTTGGCGCGCGTCGCGCTGCGCGAGCGCCGTCTCGACGACGCGCTCGCGCGCTACGCGAAGCTCCACGGCGCGCATCCGGAGAACATCGCGGCAGCCGCCGGCCTCGGCACGGTGCTGGATCTGCAGGGGCGGCACGACGACGCGCAGCGCGTCTATCGCGCGACGCTCGCGCGCCATCCGGACGCGCAGGCGCTCAGGACCGATCTCGGCCTGTCGCTCGTGCTCGCGAATCGCGCGCGCGAAGGCGCGAACGTGCTGCTCGACGTCGCGGGGCTGCCGAACGCGCCCGCGCAGGCGCGCGAGGATCTCGCACTCGCGTACGGGATGCTCGGCAACGACGCGGCCGCGAAGCGCATTCTCGTTCACGATTTGCCGGCGGCGTCGGCGGAGGACAACTTGCGCTTCTATCGCAACGTGCGCGAGCGGCGCGCGGCAGCCGCGACGACCGGGGCTACGGGGGCTACAGCGGCAGGCACAGACGCGGCGGCGACAGCGGCGACCGGCGAAGCCGGCGCGACCGCCGCCACGCGGGCGACCGGCGGCGCCCGCGCAAACGGCGCGGCTGCCGACGCAGTCGCCGACGCCGGGCGCGCGTCCGTTCGCGCGGAGGCCGTCAAATGA
- a CDS encoding type II secretion system F family protein, with protein sequence MNPAALSIAVLVALAAAAALLAWLLARDVAMRRRVAQRARSSAARASAVYASAGDGARSVPRRVAQRVASLGERVPVVDATQRMKLAARLANAGFRERRAVSVMAGLKLVVGASAGLAALVVGAHVPRVGDYFVLRALMMAGAFVIGMMLPEHALGFAVARRQKTIAAYLPDALDLLVICTNAGNSLAVAVRRVASELKAICPPLADEFSVCADELQIGGDAAFALNAMAARIGLPSMRALVTTLVQSQQYGTPITQSLRMLSRTERAMQMIALEEKAAKLAPKMTLPMMLFVMPTVALIAAGPAVIRLIAVFHK encoded by the coding sequence ATGAACCCCGCCGCGCTGTCGATCGCCGTCCTCGTTGCGCTCGCCGCCGCCGCGGCGCTGCTCGCGTGGCTGCTCGCGCGCGACGTCGCGATGCGCAGGCGCGTCGCGCAGCGCGCGCGCTCGAGCGCCGCGCGCGCGTCGGCCGTCTACGCGAGCGCCGGCGACGGCGCGCGCAGCGTGCCGCGGCGCGTCGCGCAACGGGTCGCGTCGCTCGGCGAGCGCGTGCCCGTCGTCGATGCGACGCAGCGGATGAAGCTCGCCGCGCGGCTCGCGAACGCGGGGTTTCGCGAACGCCGCGCGGTGTCGGTGATGGCGGGGCTCAAGCTCGTCGTCGGCGCGAGCGCGGGGCTCGCCGCGCTCGTCGTCGGCGCGCACGTGCCGCGCGTCGGCGACTACTTCGTGCTGCGCGCGCTGATGATGGCGGGCGCGTTCGTGATCGGCATGATGCTGCCCGAGCATGCGCTCGGCTTCGCGGTTGCGCGCCGCCAGAAGACGATCGCCGCGTATCTGCCCGACGCGCTCGATCTGCTCGTGATCTGCACGAACGCGGGCAACAGCCTCGCGGTCGCGGTGCGGCGCGTCGCATCCGAGCTGAAGGCGATCTGCCCGCCGCTCGCCGACGAATTCTCGGTTTGCGCGGACGAGCTGCAGATCGGCGGCGACGCGGCGTTCGCGCTCAACGCGATGGCCGCGCGGATCGGCCTGCCGTCGATGCGCGCGCTCGTGACGACGCTCGTGCAGTCGCAGCAGTACGGCACGCCGATCACGCAGTCGCTGCGGATGCTGTCGCGCACGGAGCGCGCGATGCAGATGATCGCGCTCGAGGAAAAGGCGGCGAAGCTCGCGCCGAAGATGACGCTGCCGATGATGCTGTTCGTGATGCCGACCGTCGCATTGATCGCGGCGGGGCCGGCGGTGATTCGACTGATAGCGGTGTTCCACAAATGA
- a CDS encoding type II secretion system F family protein, whose product MSAADVVAVGAFFAIVVAGFIARALRDLACRRPAARVRSRVDALRDPRAAARPAQAARVGLQLFTRTHGDGDDGVLRAWLRARGERVRTAAGSGGMRAIALAAALAALAGFIGASLAGAAPWLRVAIAASLAAGAARAVYRILIARFKQRFLAVFPDTLDLIIRAVRAGIPVAQAIGTAGRESEEPVRATFRAMGDALHVGADLKDVLERQAERLQLADFSFFGVCLVLQRETGGNLTETLENLSGIIRTRRDIRMKTRALTAEGRIASKIIAAVPFAIAAFLFVVNRPYVALLFDTRAGHKMLILAAVLLTIGLAMIRKIANLDTSR is encoded by the coding sequence GTGAGCGCGGCGGACGTCGTCGCCGTCGGCGCGTTCTTCGCGATCGTCGTCGCGGGCTTCATCGCGCGCGCGCTGCGCGATCTCGCGTGCCGGCGGCCCGCCGCGCGCGTGCGCTCGCGCGTCGACGCGCTGCGCGATCCGCGCGCAGCGGCGCGGCCCGCGCAGGCGGCGCGCGTCGGCTTGCAGCTGTTCACCCGCACCCACGGCGACGGCGATGACGGCGTGTTGCGCGCGTGGCTGCGCGCGCGCGGCGAGCGCGTGCGCACCGCGGCGGGCAGCGGCGGCATGCGCGCGATCGCGCTCGCGGCCGCGCTCGCGGCGCTCGCCGGCTTCATCGGCGCGTCGCTCGCGGGCGCCGCGCCGTGGCTGCGCGTCGCGATCGCGGCGTCGCTCGCGGCCGGCGCGGCGCGCGCCGTCTACCGAATCCTGATCGCGCGCTTCAAGCAGCGTTTCCTCGCGGTGTTTCCGGACACGCTCGATCTCATCATCCGCGCGGTGCGCGCGGGCATTCCGGTCGCGCAGGCGATCGGCACCGCGGGCCGCGAAAGCGAGGAGCCCGTGCGCGCGACGTTCCGCGCGATGGGCGATGCGCTGCACGTCGGCGCGGATCTGAAGGATGTGCTCGAGCGGCAGGCCGAGCGCCTGCAGCTCGCCGACTTTTCGTTCTTCGGCGTGTGCCTCGTGCTGCAGCGCGAGACGGGCGGCAACCTGACGGAGACGCTCGAGAACCTGTCCGGCATCATCCGCACGCGCCGCGACATCCGGATGAAGACGCGCGCGCTGACGGCGGAAGGGCGCATCGCGAGCAAGATCATCGCGGCCGTGCCGTTCGCGATCGCCGCGTTCCTGTTCGTCGTCAATCGGCCGTACGTCGCATTGCTGTTCGACACGCGCGCGGGGCACAAGATGCTGATCCTCGCCGCCGTGCTGCTCACGATCGGTCTCGCGATGATTCGCAAGATCGCCAACCTGGATACGTCGCGATGA